Below is a genomic region from Ketogulonicigenium vulgare WSH-001.
ACGCGCTGTGGAAACTTTGCATATCGCCCGCCAGCAGGCTGTCGATCAGCAACAGGCCCGTGCGCACCGGCACCATGCCGTCCAAAAAGATATCAATCCGCCCCGGCCCGCCGACCCAGCGCAGCCGTGCATAAAAAATAACCAAACCGACCAGACCCAGCCAGAATGCGGGAATCGCATAGCCGGCAAGGCCGACGACACGGATGACCTGATCGATCCATGTGCCCTGCCGCCACGCCGCATAAACGCCCATCGGCACGCCCAGCACCACGCCAATGATGATCCCCAGCGTTGCCATTTCCAGCGTGGCGGGGAAGACGCGCGACAGATCCTCGGCCACGGGACGCCCGGTCGAGACGGACCGTCCCAGATCCCCTTGTAAAACATCCAGAATATAGCTGCCGAATTGCACGATCATCGGGCGATCAAGGCCCATAGCCTCGCGCGCGGCATTATACGTCTCGGTCGAGGCGCGATCGCCCACCACCGCCAGCACCGGATCAATCGGGATCACGCGCCCGATGAAAAAGGTGATAGCCAGCAGGCCGATAAAGGTGATCGCGACGGTCAGCAGCAGCCCGGCAAGGCCGCGCGCCCGGTTCGAGATCCGTTTTCCGAAAGCGGCAAGGCTTGGGCTCATCTGGCGATCATCCTATTCTCCGATAAGGGCGGCAGGCGCGAAATTTTATATGTCTGATTTCGTTTGACGATGTGATTTATTTTGATACCGTCAAAGAAATTTTACCAGACCTTTACGTGGGAATGTCGTGAAAGGGAATGCCGCCATCGCAGAACATGCGCCCGAACCCGTCCGTGAAACCCGTGCCAGCCTTGGCGGGGATCGACCGGTTTACGGTAGCCGCATTCGCGAGCTACGCAAGAAAAACGGCCTGACGCTGCAACAGCTCTCAGATCGCGCCGGGCTTTCGGTTGGATTTTTGTCACAATTGGAGCGGGACAAGGCCGTGCCGTCGCTGCCGTCGCTGCGGTCGCTGGCGCGGCTGGCGCAGGTGCTGCAGGTGGATATCGACCATTTCATTTCGACCCCGCGGCCCAGCGACAGCCTTAGCCGTGCGGCGGGCCGGGACAGTTTCGGCACCGGTCCCGGCCGC
It encodes:
- a CDS encoding helix-turn-helix domain-containing protein, coding for MKGNAAIAEHAPEPVRETRASLGGDRPVYGSRIRELRKKNGLTLQQLSDRAGLSVGFLSQLERDKAVPSLPSLRSLARLAQVLQVDIDHFISTPRPSDSLSRAAGRDSFGTGPGRARYERVTTVMPGSNLTGIIIHMPPGCRLETTSHPGEEFILMLEGEIEVTLGDVTMRMVKDDALHFMGDVPHSSRTIGKAEARLLWTGTAPNIFPTVLSGPTE
- a CDS encoding ABC transporter permease, translating into MSPSLAAFGKRISNRARGLAGLLLTVAITFIGLLAITFFIGRVIPIDPVLAVVGDRASTETYNAAREAMGLDRPMIVQFGSYILDVLQGDLGRSVSTGRPVAEDLSRVFPATLEMATLGIIIGVVLGVPMGVYAAWRQGTWIDQVIRVVGLAGYAIPAFWLGLVGLVIFYARLRWVGGPGRIDIFLDGMVPVRTGLLLIDSLLAGDMQSFHSAFRRIILPAAILGFFSLAYISRMTRSFMLEQLGQEFILTARVKGAPPRIILWRHAFRPIRIQLVTVVGLSYAALLEGSVMIETVFSWPGIGNYITTALLNADMNAVLGGTLVIGAVFIIINKGSDLLYSLLDPRAR